Below is a window of Narcine bancroftii isolate sNarBan1 chromosome 13, sNarBan1.hap1, whole genome shotgun sequence DNA.
ctatattaatctctacattgtctttccaagtaattgctacacattttcgtgccacaGATAATGccaaacgtacaaatgcaatttgaaacttatccaaccccaagccagtcaaagaaaccatataacccaacaaaaaaaatctctggatctaatgataatttaattttaaataatttctccaaaaccaacctaactttttcccaaaatggttgtaccctaTCACTAGACCAACTCCTGCTATCAAATTTATGTTGGTGTCATTTTTCCTATTGTGGTTGAATTGTTTATTTGTATCAGAAAAACTAAATAAAGTAATTAAAAGACTAATGAATGTGTAGAAATAAAGAGTGAACATAGAATTACTGAAATatattatcattttaatatatatttaatggCTATTTATTACTTTCTGTTCTTTAGGATGTTCAAACTGCCTCTACAAGAGATTTTCCATCATGCCGTCTGGGCAAAAGAATCTCCCAACTCGCTACCTAGGGCAGCCTAGTCCCTTCACACATCCCCATCTACTCAAAACGGGTTggtgaaattttaatttttgaattttaatttggagatacttgcccacaagcttgtgccacccaattacaccccagtGACCAAATATATGTGATCTTGTATTTAGAGGATAGGAATTTGTAATGTTGGACTAAGAGTTTTGAGAAAGTCAGTGCCCCACATTGTGAGATGGCAGGGAAATTGTTAAATGCATAATTATGGACTTTGTAGCAatatcttttgctttttttttagttATCTTTTACCAAACAGCTTTGAGTTATGATATTTTATTGCGGGCATTGGATTAAAGTTCCATCATCCCTAGGCTCCAAATTGGGATTCCAAGCCAAATTTTGGGGTTAATAGTCTTCCTTTGCTTGTCAAATGCAAATAGTGTAGTTTTGTTCTCATTCTCAGTGGGTACATCTACACCATAGTTCAATATTTTgaacaatagaacattacaacacagaaacaggccactttgacCTTTCTTTTCtgggccaaaccatttttctgcctagtcccattgatctccACCTAACCCTCCATACGTCTTCCAtccatgtaaaaacacaatgctgcagaaactcggtaggtcaaacagtgccctttatgtagcaaagataacattgcataactgacgtttcaagcttgagcccttcatcaagatatgtaaAAATGTTGCAGTCATCCAAATAAAAGAGGGAAGTGTTCTCGCAAGATaggaggtgataggtgaggaagggagtgagggcacagcagcaagcaaggggaggagaaatggctaggtgaatagagagggaagggggtggagagctgagaagGAAAGGGGAGCAAGttgcagaaaccggaaaagtcaatgttaaagccatctgacgagagtgcccagacagaaaggTGTTTCtcttccaatttacgggtggtcttggtgggatagtatgaggccatggacagacgtacgagtatgggagtgtgacgcgaagctgaaatggttagccactgggaggtccctgtcactggtgcagacagagtgaaggtactcagcaaagcaatctccctggCTATGCCCAGTCGCTGATGTAGAGAGTGGCCTCCatgtgaaacattggttatatttgctacataaaacacactttttgacctgctgagtttctccagtattgtgtttttactttaaatatTGCAACTATCTgcaaactttagtgttttacttctCTCATcaccatacctgtccaaattctacttaaatgttcaaattgagcctgcattcaccactttagctggcagctcagtccacactcccaccactctctgagtgaaagttCCCCCTTGTGTTCtccctaaatttttccctttatcacccttaaccaatgccttctggtttgtatctcaccaaacaAAGTGGAAAAGGCCTCCctttatttactctgtctatctccctcataattttaaatacctctatcaaatcttcccacattcttctgcactccGGGGAATGCAAGTCCTtagctgtttaacctttccctgtaattcagttcctgaagtctgggcaacatcctagtaaatcttctctacaccatTTCTATCTtacttatggtttttagactaatttggagaaaattgcggaaaaatcaacataattactgcccatgtggtcgttcacactgggcgctttttaagactgcaagtacctgagtgcaacaagTCCTTGTGGTTGGACGTGCAGCagagtggatgaccgtcaatgaatttttctggtacgatttacactgcaggcttcctccaaaaaattgtaggggtcctgcaggataaattgcggtgcaggaattgactcaaaattcctgcacattcatttttagactgcccgtgtagtggcaaaattcctggattgtgccgttacatgcctgcagtctaaaaaccataattgatatatttcctgtagttagaccaaaactgcacacaatactccaaattgtcctcaccaatgtcatacagctttaccataacatcccaactcctatactcagtactttgatttatgaaggctaatatgccaaaagctttctttacaaccctatccacctgtgacggcACTTTCAtataattatgtatctgtattcccagatccctctgttctgccacattcttcagtgccctattaaattccatctggcatttttcagcccatttttccagctggtccagatcattctgtaagctttgaaaaccttcttcgctgtccacgataccttcaatcttagtgtcatctgcaaatttgctgatccaatttaccatattatcattgatatagatgacaaacaacaatagtcgcagcaccaatccctgaggcacaccacgtcGCAAGCCTCCAGTCTCGGAAGCAATCATCCAGCACCACTatttggcttctcccatccagccattgttggatccagttcactacttcaccatgaataccaagtgtctaaaccttcctgactaacctcccatgtggcaccttgtcaaaggcctcactaaagtccatgtggacaacatccacagcctttccttcatcaactttcctggtaatctcaaaAATTCTATcagattgattaaacatgacctaccaagcacaaagccatTTGACTATCCCTATtcaatccctggctatccaaatacttggatATCAAATCTCTTAgaatccaataatttatctactactgacttCATGTTCACTGGCCTATAGCTTCTAGGGTTACTTTTGGGCCTTTTTTCAGCAATGGGCCCACGTGAGTTactctccaattctctggcaccacacccatagctaaggacattttaaatatttctgtcagagcccctgcaatttccacaCGCCTccccctcaaggtccgagggaatatcgtGAGGCCCTGGGATTTATACACCCTTATTTGCTATagcaagaacctcctcctctttatTAGATTCCATGGCCTCACTGATTTGATATTTAATAATATCAAATGAACTTTGAGAGACCACATGAAAGGTTTATGCATGCATATTTAAGAATGAAAAAGGAAATTCACTTTTAGTAGGGGAAGACTTATTTTAATGCATTGTTGCATGAAATGGATTATTGCAGTGAAGGATGGGTTTTAGAATTATATAAAATCTAATATTAAAATAGATCTTTTGACTGAACTGGTCCATGGTGGCATTTGTACTTTACACAAGCTTGGTTTCACGCTATGTTGAAAACAGGAGCAAGTTAATATATCAAAGAGAGTGActgcatttctgctttctttacaGGTGAGGTTACACCAAATTTGACACAGATAGAATATGCTCTGCGTCGGCATAAACTGCTAAGTCTCATCCAGAAAGAAGCAGAAACCCTGGGATCTTCTGACCATGCAATTATTCTGCTGTCCCACCCCACTTACTACATGACAAATGACATCCCATTTCCATTCCACCAGAACACAAACTTCCTCTTCCTCTGTGGCTTTCAAGAGCCAGACAGTATTCTGCTTCTCCACAGTATTCCCGGAATGAGCCTGCCTTCCCATAAGGCTGTCCTGTTTGTGCCAAGGAGGAACGAAAACCGAGAACTGTGGGATGGCCCACGTTCTGGGGTAGATGGTGCCGTTGCCCTCACAGGAGTGGATGAAGCCTATAATACTGAGGAATTCAGTCAATATATGCAGAGGTTTAAAGGTTGGTAACAACAAGCTTTCACAAATATAGACTGATGTGCAAGGAAAtggatcaggatcagaatttattgtcgtgaacatgtcacgaaatttgttgttttgcagtaacATCACTACAAATATTGCAATCatttatatttcaaaaataaataaataatgcaagaaaataggacaaaatgaggtagtgcctgtggttcattgtccattcaggaatctgatggtggaagggaagaagctgttttgtgcCGCTTGGCGCTGGTCTTCAggtacctgtacctccttcctgatggtagtggagtgaaaagggcatggtctggatggtggggaCCTGgagaatagaagctgctttcttaagacaccacctcttggtagatgtcctcaatggagtgaagactggtgcccgtgatttcGCAGGctaaattcacaactctctgaagttATTTTCCTGtactgtgcattgacacctccatacctgaCAGTGATACAACCCGACTGAattctctccacggtacacctgcagatatttttgagagtctttgatgcccaggtgggattggtagtgaagaaggctaatgccatgctagcattcatttcaagaggtgttaatgagactctatagggcactggtgagaccccatgtaaagtactgcgtacagttttgggcaccctatcttagaaaagatgtgatgttgctggagagggtgcagaggagatttactaggatgattcctggaatgcagaggCAGGCTTAtggggagcatttgacagctcgaGGGTTATatcgttggagtataggagaattgGGGGGATatcatagaaacatttcgaatattgaaaggttttgatagagtgaatgtggataagatatttcccttgatgggtgaattgaggacaaggggggtcatagtcttaaaattagttgtccaattagaacagaaaggaggaagaacttctttagtcagagggtcgtggatctgtggaactcactgccgcacaaagcagtggaggtcagatcactgagagtatttaaacaggaaatggataagtacttcattagtaagggtatcaagggatatgggaaaaaggctggaaattggaactaggtgttagcataattcagcttagtgtagaatcaagtttattgtcatgaccatgtcataaaatttgatgttttgcagcagcggtattgtgcattacaggtgcaaaattgctataaataacAATTTCTaagtccaaggttttaaaaaataattagtgTGTAAAAGGGAAAAGTAAattagtgtctatggttcattgtccattcagaaatctgatggcagaggggaagatgctgTTCTTGTAAACTtaagtgtgtgtcttcaggctcctgtagcaccttcctgatggtagcagtgagaagagggcatggactgcaTGGTAAGGGTCCTTGACAATAGAAACCGTCTGTCATGGAAAGATACAGATGCACACAAACAATACAAAGCCCTTTGGCATGTTTGAGTTCATGCTGACCATCAAACCACTCAGTTAAACTGATATTTTTTAATAATATGTAATTTGGTGTCAAAAAATGACTGATAAGAGTCAGTGAAAGGTGTAATGCGTATCATTGAATCATGGGGAACAGCGATGGAGGACATTAAGTTCTTTGGAAGTGTACATCCAACTTTTTCTTGATATTCCATCTACTCTTGCAGATTTTTCCTCCAAGTATCCCATGTCCTTGGTATGAATGTAAGCAAAGATCTTGACCCACTGTAGTTCACCTCACTGGCCCTCCACACAACTCTGGACCACCTCAAAAACAACCATTCTTACATACAGTTGTTCTTCATAGACTGTGGCTTGGCCTTCATTGTCATTATTGacttagtgctggtcaagaagctacaaactctaggcctctttaCCCCGCTtggcaattggatccttgactttctcatcggaagatcacagtcagtacgaattggaaacaacgtctcctcctcactgattatcaacacaggcacaccccaaggatgcgtgctcagCCCTCTGTTCTACTCGCTatgcacccatgattgtgtggccaggcacaattccaatgccatttacaagtttgcagacaacaccagtggttggcagaatcacaaatagcaatgaggaagcgtacaggagggagttagatcagctcattgaatggtgcaatgacaacaaccttccactcaatgtcagcaaaaccaaggagatgattgtggacttcaggaggaatttAGGGGAACATAACCCAGACCTCATcgagggcttagtagtggagagggtcaaaagctttaaattcctgggtgtcaacattgcTGAGGATCTGCTCTGGAGCCATCacgctgatgcaatcacaaagaaggctcgccagcggctctaCTTTGTTaggcatctgaggagattcgtTATGTCACCAGAGACTCTTGTAAACATTACAgttgtaccatggagagtattctgactggttgcatcacagcctggtatggagatgccaactctgAAGACtagaataaactgcagagggttgttaactcggcctgcgacatcacggacaccagaccactccatcgaggacatctacacaaggtggtgtcttaagaaagcagcctctatcctcaaagacccccaccacccaggctctaCCTTCTTCAgtttgctaccatcggggaaaaggtacaggagcctaaagatgagcactcaatggcacaaggacagcttcttcctcactgctatcagattcctgaattttaTGGACCAAAGACACTATTATTTTTCCCTTACAGTGATGTAGTAAGATGGTGTAAAATGCATGTACAActgagatgctgccacaaaacctgaatttcatggcttgttcatgacaataaattctgattctgaagttatTGTACTGAATCCCTTTTGCTCACCTCTCTACTTCTCATTTAGATGAAGGGTGCACATTTTGGTATGACAATGAATCACCTGTCCACTCAACATTACATTCAGACTATCTGCAGCCCCTTGTAAATATCAAGGCGAAGAGCATGAATGCAATCAAACCAGTTCGGACTCTTGTCCAATACCTGCGACTTATCAAGTCAGACGCAGAGATTGAACTCATGAAAATGGCGGCAAAGGTCACCTCTGAGGTGGGTTGATGTGGAAGATCATGATTGCAATGGTGATGTTTTCATTGTTAAATAccagattaatcttatattttcTTCATCCTAATAGTAGGATGATGGAGGATGCTTTCTTAAGGTACCACCTCTaatagatgtccttaatgaagtgaagactgattCTCATGATGGCATCAGCTGAGCTCACAACTCTGTAGTCTTGTCCTGTATATTGGCAGTGGATTTTATGTAGGGCACCCTGGGAGTTTGAAATGTGCTTTAATTCATAGTTGATTAGTATGTCTGGTCTTCCCAGACGCACAGAAAGTAGTGAGTTTTATGCACATTTACAGGCAAAATTCTAAGTCTGTATGGAATTATATTCAATGAGGTAGATGTAACAAGAACACAATAGGACATAGGGAGTAATTCTTGTACCAGACAAGTATGAAACTGAATGTCAATACCCATGGAAGTTAGAATGGCAAGTAGCTAACCTGCTCAATGTGTTCAGCAAAGAGGCTGTTTTTGTTGGCAAGGTCATGCGCAAGAGTGGACTATCATAATGTATTGATAAGAATGATGAGTGCCAACTTGAGCACTCATAATAGTTTTAGGGTCTGGGTGAAGCATGTCTATTTTCCCAAGCCTCACATTCACCcagcttttgttttaagaaacaaACTGCAATCCTTAATTTCAACCTGTGTATACTCTCAGTATTGGTTTTGGCTGAGATCAGGGCAAGCCAGTCATGAGCAAAAGGAGTCCTAAAACAAGTCTATCCTGAACATATGCAAGAGGCCTATGTAAAAACAcgaggatggagaaactcagcaggtcaaacagtgtactttatatagcaaagataaagatacctaaccaacattacaggcttgagcccctcatcaagcgacctgctgagtttctccagcatgtgtttttacttcaaccacggagactgcaaactttcgtgttttactgcaaaatgcctaatttgtgtTTTATCATCTGTTTTGGACAGTTGTAATCTTTGTTAtttttacactaatttatttattttaaatataattttacagCCATATGTGCAGtgtaatactgctgcaaaacaactaattttctgacatgctcatgacaataaatactgattctgaaaCAAAATGTTTTGTGAATTTTGAGTCTAAAAGTCACACAAATTGGGTGAAAGCTGACCCACAGTTAAATGGATGTTCCGGTGCCCAGAAATGGGCACCATTCAGATGAATTTCTACCCTGCTGTGTCTTCCTGACCAAATGTCTCTCTGGGTAATTACTGTGGCCCTAATGTTAGGTTTCTTTGCAAAATTTCCAAATAATCGATAAAGCTCATTATTTATTTTCAGGCAATGAGCAGCACAATGTTTGCAACCATATCTCCAGTTAACGAGTCCTATCTGTATGCAAAGGTAAGCAGCAATATTTCAAACTGCATACTTTTTTGTCCTGTTGCTGTCAGGTGCACATAGGTTGACTGAATAAATAAAGGTGTGAACAGCGGAcattgtctgtaaacttattaatctaatccacgcagttcaaggaaataagaaaccaacagtggctgttgctctagacgcagaaaaagcctttgacagagtagagtggaactacttatttaaagtattacagaagttcaatctaccagaaaaatatataaattggattaaaacattgtataatggaccgttggcgaaggtagcagtaaatggaaatgtatcgagtcactttaaattaattaggtcaactagacagggatgtcacTATCcacctcattgttcgccttagcaatagaaccttcagcagaactgataagaataagaagatttaaaaaaagggattaaaaataaaggtgaaggagtataaaattaacttatttgcagatgacatcatagtatacctaacagaaccagaggtataagtaaaagaattacataaggaattgaaggaatatggagaaatatcggggtacaagatcaatgcaaataaaggtgaagcgatgccaatgagtaatgcagactatacagattttaaaaaaagaatcaccattgaaatggcaagcacaagtaatccgatacctagggatcaggtcagataataacttaagccacttgtacaaactaaattatcagccactaataaagaaattgcaggaagacttagaacattgggaagaattaccgctaacgttgatagggagggtaaactgcattaaaatgaacgtgttcccaaggatacaatacttatttcaaatgttaccaatgcctttaacaaaaaaattctttaatgaactaaagagaataataaggaa
It encodes the following:
- the xpnpep3 gene encoding xaa-Pro aminopeptidase 3, whose translation is MIPQTVRNLRSAVKNLRIQGCSNCLYKRFSIMPSGQKNLPTRYLGQPSPFTHPHLLKTGEVTPNLTQIEYALRRHKLLSLIQKEAETLGSSDHAIILLSHPTYYMTNDIPFPFHQNTNFLFLCGFQEPDSILLLHSIPGMSLPSHKAVLFVPRRNENRELWDGPRSGVDGAVALTGVDEAYNTEEFSQYMQRFKDEGCTFWYDNESPVHSTLHSDYLQPLVNIKAKSMNAIKPVRTLVQYLRLIKSDAEIELMKMAAKVTSEAMSSTMFATISPVNESYLYAKFDFECRARGADLLAYPPVVAGGNRCNTLHYVKNNQLIKDQELVLLDGGCEYSGYVSDVTRVWPVNGRFTEPQSELYQAILDVQKSCLSLCTPGISLDNIYAFMLNLLGQKLKDLGILQEKCQHDAYKAVRKYCPHHVGHYLGMDVHDTPDISRSIALQPGMVVTIEPGLYIPEHDTSAQPRFRGIGIRIEDNVLITDKEPVVISADCPKELSELQKILNCL